The segment CGAAAAGCGCTAAATTTTAGAAACATTGCTGAAAATGGCCCGTTTCCTCATGAGGAAACGGGTCTTTTTTTGTCACAAAATGCCGTTTTTTTGCGGAAATCACAAGTCAAGGAATGTTGTTTTATGATACAACATCATTTATTTCTGCTGGGAGAAGCTTTGTGGAAAAGGGTATAGATTACATATGGTATGGTTGATAAATAACCATAAGAGGAGCTCAAAGATGAATAAAAAAATATTGAAATTCGGCCTTGCCCTTGCGATGGGGCTTGTCTCGTCTGCATATGCGGACATCGATGCCTGCAAGGATAATATGGGCCATGAAGGCAAAGAATCGAGGACCCAGGGCCAGAACAACTCCAGCGTGACGGGTAACGTCGGCAGTTCTCCGTACCACTATGAAATCTGGTACCAGGGCGGCAACAATTCCATGACCTATTATGATAATGGTACTTACAAGGCCAGTTGGAGCAATACAGGAGACTTCCTTGCTCGTGTCGGATTCAGATACGACGAAAAGCAGACTTACGAGCAAGTTGGCCCCATCGATGCCTATTTCAACTGGAAAAAGGATGGTAGTGCCGGTGGTTACAACTATATTGGTATCTACGGCTGGACGGTTGATCCGCTGGTAGAATACTACATCGTGGATGACTGGTTCAGCAAGCCGGGTGCAAACCTCCTCGGCCAGAGAAAGGGTGAATTCGAGGTGGATGGCGCCAAGTACGAAATTTGGCAGAATACCCGTGTCCAACAGCCTTCCATTAAAGGTACTTCGACTTTCCCCCAGTATTTCAGCGTGCGTAGTAACTCCCGTTCTTGCGGACATATCGACATCACGGCTCACTTCAAGAAATGGGAAGAACTCGGCATGAGGATGGGTAAGATGTACGAAGCCAAGGTGCTTGTCGAAGCCGGCGGCGGTACTGGTTCCTTCGATGTCTCCTACTTCAAGATGACAGACAAGAAGCATCCTCTCGAATCTGCAGTTCCGTCTTCTAGCTCCGAAGCCCCGAAATCCAGTTCTGATAAGGCTCCGAAGTCCAGTTCTGACAAGGCTCCGGCCTCCAGTTCTGACAAGGCTCCGGCTTCTAGTTCTGACAAGGCCCCGGCCTCCAGCTCTGACGCCGCTGGTCAATCCTCCAGTTCTGAGCTGGCCGTTACTGCCCCCGCCGGTTCCTCCAGCTCCGGCCCCAGTGCCCTTCCGGCCGAAATTGCGAACTTTGGCATGGCTGGTACCTATCAGGTGTTCGACATGCAGGGCAAGTTCCTCGGCAAGGTTGAACTGAAGGATGGCTCCACCCTCAAGGCTGCCGTCGGAAGCAAGTTCCCCCATTCAGCTATCTACATGGTCAAGCGCGGCTCTGTAGCCAAGATTGTCTCTGTAGAACGCTAAATCGCGTTTTAAACGATGTTTGACCCGATTCCCTCCCGGAATTGGGTCTTTTTTTTGTCAAAAAACGCTGTGAAATGACTGTTTGTAAACTGTTTCGTGTTGTTTCCTATAACAACGACTTTTGCGCTTTTTTCGCTATTTATTGTGGTTTCGCACCTATATTAAGAAGGATAACTTTATGAGGAGTAAACTATGAAAAGTGTATCTAAAATTGCCAAAATGAGTCTTGCACTCATTGTTTCTTGCGGCTTAGGCAGTGCTTTCGCTGTTGACGCCTGTAAGGACCAGATGAGCAAGTCTGCAGGTTCTGGACATGGAGTGAGCGGGAACTCGGTCGGTTCCATCAGCGGCACCCCGTGGGGTTTCGAACAGTGGTATCAGGGTGGCAGCGCTTCGATGACCTACTACGATAACGGTACGTTCAAGGCCAACTGGAACAATTCTAACGACTACCTGACCCGCGTGGGTTATCAGTATGGTGGTGGCGGTATTGACCATAAATCCAAGTATTTCACGGTCGATTACAACTACAAAAAGACGGGCTCTGCTCAGTATGGCTATATCGGTATTTATGGCTGGACTGCTAACCCGGAAACCGAATACTACATCGTGGACGACTGGTACAGCAAGCCGAGCGAAAACTACGTCGGTGAAAAATTCGGTGAAATCACTGTGGACGGCGCCAAGTACACCATCCACGCCTTCCTTCGCCAGCAGGAACCTTCCAAGTCGGGTACTTCCACCTTCGTCCAGTTCTTTAGCATCCGTCAGAGTGCGCGTCAGTGCGGCCATATCGACATTTCTGCCCACTTCAAGAAGTGGGACGAACTCTTCACGGGCCAGAACAAGCAACTCAAGGGTTCCAAGGGCGGTGGCTCTGCTTCGCTCAAGTTCGGTAAGGTGACCGAAGTGATGCTCATGACCGAAGCTGGTGGCGGCGCTACGGGTTCCGTGGAATACACCTACTTCGACATGAAGGATAACGGATCTCCTTCCGAGGTCGTTCCGCCGAAGGAAATCGAACGCAAGCCGTTCGGTGGCACGGCAGTCTCCATTCCGGGTTCTGTCGAAGCCGAAAACTTTGACGAAGGTAACGAAGGCGTTACGTACAGCGGTGCGCAGGGTGCATCGGGTGACGATGGCGACCACACCTATCGCGGTGAAGATTATGCCAGTGTCGACATCGTGAGCGGTGGCTCTGGTAAGGCAATCGGTTATACCGCTGCCGACGAATGGCTCGAATACACCATTAACGTTACTCAGGCCGGTGAATACGATATCGAAGCCAACGTTTCGAACGGTTCCGGTGCAGGTACGGTTGAACTGTCCCTGGACGGCACGGCTCTTGCCTCTCTTGCTTTCACGGGAACTGCAGATGACTGGAATGCCTATGAACTTGCCAAGGGCAAGGCCACTCTCACTGCTGGTCAACACAAGCTCCGCATCACCATTGCAAATGCAAATACGAATGTGGACTACGTGAAGTTCAGCCTGCCGGGTGCTACTACCGTTGATCCGGGTACAAATCCGGGGACGGATCCTGGCACGAATCCCGCTACGAATCCGGGAACCAATCCGCAAGAAGATCCCCTGGCTTTGGCCAAGAATGTTCGCTTGAACAAGACCAGCCATGTGGCTCAGGTGTTCGATATGCAGGGCCGTTCTCTTGGCAGCGTTACTTTTGCCAACGGAACTTCTATCAACGATGCCATCTTTGCCAAGTTCGGCAAGGCCGGTGTTTACATGGTGAGGGTTGGCAGCAAGGTCCGTTCCATTTCTGTGACCCGCTAAAAGTTTCAAATCTAAAACACTCCTTATATTGTCAAAGGTGCCTCGTTCGGCGGGGTACCTTTTCTTTTTTTGCGTAAAAAGCCTTTCATTGTCGTTTTTACAACAAAGAATTATTTGAAAAGTGATGTAGAACACAATTTGAAATTATTTTATAAGCAGGTTGGCTGATGGTGGCATTTCCAAAGAGAAAATGTCTCTATCGGCAAAAAATTGGAGTTGGATATGAACAAATTGTTCCTTGGGTTGGCCAGGGCCACGTTTTTTGTGACCCTCGCTTTTGGCTTAAACGCTTATGCAGCCGATGCTTGCAGCGAAAAGGGCGGGCATTCCGGAAACGGCACGACCACTCGTGGTCAAAATAATTCAAGTGTGACGGGGAATATCGGTAGTTCCGGTTACCATTATGAAATATGGTATCAAGGCGGAAATAACTCGATGACCTATTACAATGACGGAACATTCTCGGCGGAATGGAACGGCTCCAACGACTTCCTGGCTCGCGTGGGACTCAAGTACAACAGTACCCAAACGCACGACCAGATTGGTTATTTTACTGCTGATTACAAGTTCACCAAGTCGGGGAGTGCTGCTTATTCCTATATCGGCATTTACGGTTGGACCGAGAATCCGCTGGTGGAATACTATATCGTCGATGACTGGTTTACCAAGCCGAGTCCGCAGTATTTAGGCACAAAGAAGGGCGAAATCACGGTGGACGGCGATACCTATGATATTTACACGTTTACTCGCGTGAACCAGCCTTCGATTAAGGGGACTTCTACTTTCCCGCAGTTCTTCAGTGTACGCCGTAACGCTCGCCAGTGCGGCCATATCGACATTACCGCCCATTTCAAGAAATGGGGGGAGGTTGGCCTGAATCTCGGGAAGATGTACGAGGTGAAGGTGCTGGCCGAAGCCGGTGGCGGTGCTACCGGAAAGATTGACTTCACCTACTTCAACATAACGTCTAAAGGTTCACCGTCTGGCTCGGAAACAGCGGTAACGCCGAAATCCAGTGCATCGACCCATCATTCGTCGACATCCATTCATCCTTCTTCATCCTCTCATCGATCCTCGCATTCTGTTTCCAGTTCTTCGAGAACGAGCAGCCATCACAGGAGCAGTTCCAGTAAGGCGAAGGTTTCGTCTTCGAGCCGGGATTTTTGGGGAAGTGTCGTCGCTTCGTCTTCTAGTATAACCATTCTTTCGCCAATTTCCGGTTCCAGTGTTGCTCCCGTTATCATTCCGATTAGCAGCAGTTCTGGAAACATCATTGGATCCATTGACGCTCTCCCGGATGTGTCGCCGGTGCCGATGGGAACATCGGTATTGCAGGTGTTCGACGTGCAGGGCAAGTATCTCGGCAAGGTTGAATCTAGGGATGGAACTTCTTTGAACGATGCCGTGTTCATGAAGTTTGGCAAGACGGGTGTTTACATGGTTAAACGTGACGGCAAAGTAAAAATGTTGTCTGTGACGCGCTAAAATTTTTATATTGATAACCGATTAATACTCCTCATATTGCCATAAGGCATCTCGGTTCCGCCGAGATGCCTTTCTGCTTTTGAATATGTTGTATGTTGAATGTGCGAAAAAAAACACGCCCCGCTGGGGACGTGTTGAAAAGGTTCGTCTTGCGACGGATTACTTCTTGGAAGCCTTCTTGGGCGGGTGGGCGGCAATCTTCTTGGTGCCCTTGCCCTGCGTTGCCTTGGCGGCGGCTTCTTCGGCCTTGATCATGGACTTCATGCTTTCGAGAGCCCCGTTCGGGTCGAGCTCGATCGCTTCGGATGCTTCATCCACCATTTCGGCGAACTCGTCGTACCAGTCGGCGAAGATTTCCACTTCGAGGTGGTCGACGCCCGGAACCGTGAGGCGCACGCCACAGGCTTCGCCCACGCGGTCGAGGAACTTGGCCATCTGCGGCTTGAGGAGCGTGAGGTCGAGGCCGTCGAGGTCTTCGGGTTCAAACCAGACACCGTCGACATCGCTGTCGTCTTCTTCCTTAGCCTTCTTTTTGGACTTCTTGCCTTCGCACT is part of the uncultured Fibrobacter sp. genome and harbors:
- a CDS encoding glycoside hydrolase family 11 protein → MKSVSKIAKMSLALIVSCGLGSAFAVDACKDQMSKSAGSGHGVSGNSVGSISGTPWGFEQWYQGGSASMTYYDNGTFKANWNNSNDYLTRVGYQYGGGGIDHKSKYFTVDYNYKKTGSAQYGYIGIYGWTANPETEYYIVDDWYSKPSENYVGEKFGEITVDGAKYTIHAFLRQQEPSKSGTSTFVQFFSIRQSARQCGHIDISAHFKKWDELFTGQNKQLKGSKGGGSASLKFGKVTEVMLMTEAGGGATGSVEYTYFDMKDNGSPSEVVPPKEIERKPFGGTAVSIPGSVEAENFDEGNEGVTYSGAQGASGDDGDHTYRGEDYASVDIVSGGSGKAIGYTAADEWLEYTINVTQAGEYDIEANVSNGSGAGTVELSLDGTALASLAFTGTADDWNAYELAKGKATLTAGQHKLRITIANANTNVDYVKFSLPGATTVDPGTNPGTDPGTNPATNPGTNPQEDPLALAKNVRLNKTSHVAQVFDMQGRSLGSVTFANGTSINDAIFAKFGKAGVYMVRVGSKVRSISVTR